In one Dermacentor variabilis isolate Ectoservices chromosome 4, ASM5094787v1, whole genome shotgun sequence genomic region, the following are encoded:
- the wupA gene encoding troponin wings up A isoform X3, with protein sequence MGDTDADRRRKDAEDAHRRLKEEEKRKMEEKERKKAEVRKRLEEAAKAKKAGGKRGFMTPERKKKLRNLLRKKAAEELKKEQERKAGERRKIIAERVGQPKPVDGANEATLQGILKQYHARIAALEDAKYDLEYEVRQKDFVINELTIQVNDLRGKFVKPALKKVSKFDKLKMIAKSTSEVDFRSNLKAVKKEAFKLDEEKQTVKKDVPEWAAK encoded by the exons ACCGACGCCGATCGCAGGAGGAAGGACGCCGAGGATGCCCACAGGCGACTCAAGGAA GAGGAGAAGAGAAAGATGGAGGAGAAGGAGAGGAAAAAGGCCGAGGTGCGCAAGCGTCTCGAGGAGGCGGCCAAGGCGAAGAAGGCTGGAGGAAAGCGCGGCTTCATGACACCGGAACGCAAGAAGAAACTCAGG AATCTTCTGAGGAAGAAAGCCGCCGAGGAGTTGAAGAAGGAGCAGGAGCGCAAAGCCGGGGAGCGCCGGAAGATCATCGCGGAGCGTGTTGGCCAGCCCAAGCCTGTGGATGGCGCCAACGAAG CCACCCTTCAGGGAATCCTCAAGCAGTACCACGCCCGGATAGCGGCACTAGAGGACGCCAAGTACGACCTGGAGTACGAAGTCAGGCAGAAGGACTTCGTG ATCAACGAGTTGACCATCCAGGTGAATGACCTTCGTGGCAAGTT CGTGAAGCCGGCCCTGAAGAAGGTTTCCAA GTTCGACAAGCTCAAAATGATCGCCAAGAGTACCTCGGAGGTTGACTTCAGGTCAAACCTCAAGGCAGTCAAGAAAGAGGCCTTCAAGCTTGATGAGGAGAAGCAGACG GTCAAGAAGGACGTGCCAGAATGGGCCGCGAAGTAG
- the wupA gene encoding troponin wings up A isoform X1 — translation MGDTDADRRRKDAEDAHRRLKEEEKRKMEEKERKKAEVRKRLEEAAKAKKAGGKRGFMTPERKKKLRNLLRKKAAEELKKEQERKAGERRKIIAERVGQPKPVDGANEATLQGILKQYHARIAALEDAKYDLEYEVRQKDFVINELTIQVNDLRGKFVKPALKKVSKFDKLKMIAKSTSEVDFRSNLKAVKKEAFKLDEEKQTEKKPEWALGSKKENEE, via the exons ACCGACGCCGATCGCAGGAGGAAGGACGCCGAGGATGCCCACAGGCGACTCAAGGAA GAGGAGAAGAGAAAGATGGAGGAGAAGGAGAGGAAAAAGGCCGAGGTGCGCAAGCGTCTCGAGGAGGCGGCCAAGGCGAAGAAGGCTGGAGGAAAGCGCGGCTTCATGACACCGGAACGCAAGAAGAAACTCAGG AATCTTCTGAGGAAGAAAGCCGCCGAGGAGTTGAAGAAGGAGCAGGAGCGCAAAGCCGGGGAGCGCCGGAAGATCATCGCGGAGCGTGTTGGCCAGCCCAAGCCTGTGGATGGCGCCAACGAAG CCACCCTTCAGGGAATCCTCAAGCAGTACCACGCCCGGATAGCGGCACTAGAGGACGCCAAGTACGACCTGGAGTACGAAGTCAGGCAGAAGGACTTCGTG ATCAACGAGTTGACCATCCAGGTGAATGACCTTCGTGGCAAGTT CGTGAAGCCGGCCCTGAAGAAGGTTTCCAA GTTCGACAAGCTCAAAATGATCGCCAAGAGTACCTCGGAGGTTGACTTCAGGTCAAACCTCAAGGCAGTCAAGAAAGAGGCCTTCAAGCTTGATGAGGAGAAGCAGACG GAAAAGAAACCAGAATGGGCCCTCGGATCCAAGAAGGAGAACGAGGAATGA
- the wupA gene encoding troponin wings up A isoform X2 codes for MGDTDADRRRKDAEDAHRRLKEEEKRKMEEKERKKAEVRKRLEEAAKAKKAGGKRGFMTPERKKKLRNLLRKKAAEELKKEQERKAGERRKIIAERVGQPKPVDGANEATLQAICKEYYERLCKLESEKYDTEYLVRQKDYEINELTIQVNDLRGKFVKPALKKVSKFDKLKMIAKSTSEVDFRSNLKAVKKEAFKLDEEKQTEKKPEWALGSKKENEE; via the exons ACCGACGCCGATCGCAGGAGGAAGGACGCCGAGGATGCCCACAGGCGACTCAAGGAA GAGGAGAAGAGAAAGATGGAGGAGAAGGAGAGGAAAAAGGCCGAGGTGCGCAAGCGTCTCGAGGAGGCGGCCAAGGCGAAGAAGGCTGGAGGAAAGCGCGGCTTCATGACACCGGAACGCAAGAAGAAACTCAGG AATCTTCTGAGGAAGAAAGCCGCCGAGGAGTTGAAGAAGGAGCAGGAGCGCAAAGCCGGGGAGCGCCGGAAGATCATCGCGGAGCGTGTTGGCCAGCCCAAGCCTGTGGATGGCGCCAACGAAG CCACGCTACAGGCCATCTGCAAAGAATACTACGAGCGATTGTGCAAGCTGGAAAGTGAAAAGTACGACACTGAGTACTTGGTCAGGCAGAAAGACTATGAG ATCAACGAGTTGACCATCCAGGTGAATGACCTTCGTGGCAAGTT CGTGAAGCCGGCCCTGAAGAAGGTTTCCAA GTTCGACAAGCTCAAAATGATCGCCAAGAGTACCTCGGAGGTTGACTTCAGGTCAAACCTCAAGGCAGTCAAGAAAGAGGCCTTCAAGCTTGATGAGGAGAAGCAGACG GAAAAGAAACCAGAATGGGCCCTCGGATCCAAGAAGGAGAACGAGGAATGA
- the wupA gene encoding troponin wings up A isoform X4, with protein sequence MGDEEKRKMEEKERKKAEVRKRLEEAAKAKKAGGKRGFMTPERKKKLRNLLRKKAAEELKKEQERKAGERRKIIAERVGQPKPVDGANEATLQGILKQYHARIAALEDAKYDLEYEVRQKDFVINELTIQVNDLRGKFVKPALKKVSKFDKLKMIAKSTSEVDFRSNLKAVKKEAFKLDEEKQTEKKPEWALGSKKENEE encoded by the exons GAGGAGAAGAGAAAGATGGAGGAGAAGGAGAGGAAAAAGGCCGAGGTGCGCAAGCGTCTCGAGGAGGCGGCCAAGGCGAAGAAGGCTGGAGGAAAGCGCGGCTTCATGACACCGGAACGCAAGAAGAAACTCAGG AATCTTCTGAGGAAGAAAGCCGCCGAGGAGTTGAAGAAGGAGCAGGAGCGCAAAGCCGGGGAGCGCCGGAAGATCATCGCGGAGCGTGTTGGCCAGCCCAAGCCTGTGGATGGCGCCAACGAAG CCACCCTTCAGGGAATCCTCAAGCAGTACCACGCCCGGATAGCGGCACTAGAGGACGCCAAGTACGACCTGGAGTACGAAGTCAGGCAGAAGGACTTCGTG ATCAACGAGTTGACCATCCAGGTGAATGACCTTCGTGGCAAGTT CGTGAAGCCGGCCCTGAAGAAGGTTTCCAA GTTCGACAAGCTCAAAATGATCGCCAAGAGTACCTCGGAGGTTGACTTCAGGTCAAACCTCAAGGCAGTCAAGAAAGAGGCCTTCAAGCTTGATGAGGAGAAGCAGACG GAAAAGAAACCAGAATGGGCCCTCGGATCCAAGAAGGAGAACGAGGAATGA